One Acidobacteriota bacterium genomic region harbors:
- a CDS encoding transglycosylase SLT domain-containing protein → MNRRTWILTTAGILIPIILIVALFVAYRRGRIGGDVLTGIADAVGVEREPRLFEAPPEEWTKLISAMTRGDAWADLAYELEWLAANDPTAYEKHELRYLHARALTAAEEWDEALDLLDPEIEEGDYPQLALYHAARALDGTGDEENASRYRRRLIEGHAGSIYAIPAVQEELAYLVEHADPSAALSWVRSLPSAIPESTRRESEAMAIVALFEEDRSTAIGAGLALLARRHTDDAAERILELFERENVAASLNAEQRYLIARTASSHRHFGHAIELLRPLRQAIPGRLDDINFALGRAHFFNEDFASAEEAYRYAARVARSRAWQSRFFYHASRAAQLQGNDDVAESLMADSIRVRGSYDSTAASLAQRMRTRAKGGRWSDARADLEYLRKIFPRGETIIDASLAYGVACVAAGRNTEALEVLGRIDRRRLDPYERAEILYWRGRALESENPLGALDEYLDVLRMPVATHYKHFIYERFEVPEIREQVDAAIERRRTALTTAREDGLLGDARDIQREIVLLSDHSVPELLRLGQIYALFPQYSAVLRATPAELPSLPLEGGSKGERLIAMGLYDEAASYVDDLYPLNSLESALTRAIVDRLGGRTRPSVRAAEILMNRVPDDFSPHLLPIEIRKLLYPDYFSDLIWQESQEHGADPRLLISIMREESRFDPNAKSPAAARGLLQFIFLTARQIGEKLGLEGLRSEDLYEPETIIRLGARYVGDLMKEFDGNRYKAAAAYNAGPAQSKLWSRLAPGDGDDYFLATIYFDETKHYVRKVLNSYQRYAEIYGDSLFADARENPEQDLQ, encoded by the coding sequence TTGAACCGAAGAACCTGGATTCTCACAACCGCAGGCATTCTCATCCCGATCATTCTGATCGTTGCTCTGTTCGTCGCCTACCGCCGGGGGCGCATCGGCGGGGATGTGCTGACCGGCATCGCCGATGCGGTCGGGGTCGAGCGGGAGCCGAGACTTTTCGAGGCGCCACCCGAAGAATGGACGAAGCTGATCTCGGCGATGACGCGGGGCGACGCCTGGGCGGATCTCGCATACGAGCTCGAATGGCTCGCCGCGAACGATCCCACGGCGTACGAGAAGCACGAGCTGCGCTACCTGCACGCTCGGGCGCTGACCGCGGCGGAGGAATGGGATGAAGCGCTCGATCTGCTCGACCCGGAGATCGAGGAGGGTGACTATCCGCAGCTCGCCCTCTACCACGCCGCCCGAGCGCTCGATGGCACCGGAGACGAGGAGAACGCCTCGCGCTACCGGCGGCGTCTCATCGAGGGACACGCCGGATCCATTTACGCCATTCCTGCCGTCCAGGAAGAGCTCGCCTATCTCGTCGAGCACGCCGACCCTTCCGCAGCACTCTCCTGGGTGCGATCGCTCCCTTCGGCCATTCCGGAATCGACCCGCCGGGAAAGCGAAGCCATGGCGATCGTGGCACTCTTCGAGGAGGATCGCAGCACCGCAATCGGTGCGGGTCTCGCGCTTCTTGCCCGGCGCCATACCGACGATGCCGCGGAGCGCATTCTGGAGCTGTTCGAGCGGGAGAACGTCGCCGCTTCGCTCAACGCCGAGCAGCGGTACCTCATCGCTCGAACCGCATCGAGCCACCGCCACTTCGGGCACGCCATCGAGCTGCTGCGACCCCTCCGTCAGGCGATTCCGGGGAGGCTCGACGACATCAACTTCGCGCTCGGCCGCGCGCACTTCTTCAACGAGGACTTCGCAAGCGCCGAGGAAGCCTATCGGTACGCCGCCCGGGTGGCGCGCTCGCGAGCCTGGCAGTCGCGATTCTTCTACCACGCCTCCCGCGCCGCGCAGCTCCAGGGCAACGACGATGTCGCCGAAAGTCTGATGGCCGACTCGATCCGTGTGCGTGGGAGCTACGACTCGACCGCCGCATCCCTCGCCCAGCGCATGCGGACACGCGCGAAGGGAGGTCGCTGGTCGGACGCACGCGCGGATCTCGAATACCTCCGCAAGATCTTCCCGCGTGGCGAGACGATCATCGACGCCTCGCTCGCATACGGTGTCGCCTGCGTGGCTGCGGGCCGCAATACCGAGGCACTCGAAGTGCTCGGAAGAATCGATCGAAGACGGCTCGATCCGTACGAGCGAGCCGAGATTCTCTACTGGAGAGGTCGCGCCCTCGAATCGGAAAATCCCCTCGGCGCACTCGACGAATATCTCGACGTTCTAAGAATGCCGGTCGCCACTCATTACAAGCATTTCATCTACGAACGCTTCGAGGTCCCGGAGATCCGCGAGCAGGTGGACGCTGCGATCGAGCGACGCCGCACCGCGCTCACCACGGCTCGCGAGGACGGCCTGTTGGGAGATGCGCGGGACATCCAGCGAGAGATCGTCCTTCTGTCCGACCATTCCGTACCCGAGCTTCTCCGTCTGGGCCAGATCTACGCGCTCTTTCCCCAATACTCGGCGGTTCTCCGCGCCACACCCGCGGAGCTGCCGAGCTTGCCACTGGAGGGAGGATCGAAAGGGGAGCGGCTGATCGCCATGGGTCTGTACGACGAAGCCGCCAGCTACGTCGACGACCTCTACCCACTCAACTCCCTGGAGTCTGCGCTCACGCGGGCGATCGTCGACCGGCTCGGCGGCCGGACGCGCCCTTCGGTTCGCGCCGCCGAGATCCTGATGAATCGCGTACCCGACGATTTCTCTCCTCATCTGTTGCCAATCGAGATCCGGAAGCTTCTCTACCCCGACTATTTCTCGGATCTGATCTGGCAGGAGTCGCAGGAACATGGTGCCGATCCGAGGCTGCTGATCTCGATCATGCGGGAAGAATCGCGGTTCGACCCGAATGCGAAGTCCCCCGCGGCCGCGCGTGGACTGCTCCAGTTCATTTTCCTCACCGCCCGCCAGATCGGAGAGAAGCTGGGACTCGAAGGTCTCCGCTCCGAAGATCTCTACGAGCCCGAGACGATCATCAGGCTCGGGGCACGCTATGTCGGTGACCTGATGAAAGAGTTCGATGGCAACCGCTACAAGGCCGCAGCGGCGTACAACGCCGGTCCCGCACAGTCGAAGCTCTGGTCTCGCCTGGCACCCGGCGACGGCGACGACTACTTTCTCGCGACGATCTACTTCGACGAGACCAAACACTACGTGAGAAAGGTCCTCAACAGCTACCAGCGTTATGCCGAGATCTACGGCGACTCACTTTTCGCCGATGCGAGGGAGAACCCGGAACAGGACCTCCAATGA
- a CDS encoding proline--tRNA ligase, protein MRWTQTFINTLREEPSDADVVSQKLMMRAGMIRKVAAGIYSYLPLGLRSIHKLERIVREEMDRAGSIELSMPAIQPAELWQESGRWQQYGRELLRLKDRHDRDFVFGPTHEEVITDIVRDAVSSWRQLPKNLYQIQTKFRDEVRPRFGLMRGREFIMKDAYSFHSSWESLNETYEKMHEAYTRIFERCGLDHVVVEADTGNIGGSASHEFMVLAQSGEDAVVRCPSCGYGANIEKAEAARREVEQSEPVDLDRLEEVETPGKKTIEEVAGFLDLPAGRIVKSLLIETADEVVMILLPGDRSANEIKIRNFLDVNWIQMATPETIERVTGGPEGFSGPLGVENIRVYADVALEGMSNFVVGANKADHHLTGVNIGRDFSPAGFADFTVVTAGDPCHRCGTALEMFRGIEVGHIFKLGTKYSSAMHCEYLDEAGERQPMVMGCYGLGIGRTVAAAIEQGNDENGIIWPVPLAPYEAVVTAIGREEEVRDAAGKVYEDLREAGVDVILDDRDERPGVKFKDADLIGFPLRVTVGKKSLADGNVELSLRRDGERQNVALDSIVQTVLEARE, encoded by the coding sequence ATGCGCTGGACTCAGACATTCATCAACACGCTGCGGGAAGAGCCCTCGGACGCCGACGTCGTCAGCCAGAAACTGATGATGCGCGCCGGCATGATCCGGAAGGTGGCCGCCGGGATCTACTCCTACCTGCCGCTCGGACTCCGCTCGATCCACAAGCTCGAGCGGATCGTGCGCGAGGAGATGGATCGCGCAGGCTCGATCGAGCTCTCGATGCCCGCCATTCAGCCCGCCGAGCTGTGGCAGGAGTCCGGGCGATGGCAGCAGTACGGCCGGGAACTCCTGCGGCTCAAGGATCGCCACGATCGCGATTTCGTCTTCGGACCCACCCATGAAGAGGTCATCACCGACATCGTCCGGGACGCCGTCTCTTCATGGAGGCAGCTGCCGAAGAACCTCTATCAGATTCAGACCAAGTTTCGGGACGAGGTCAGGCCGCGGTTCGGACTGATGCGAGGCCGCGAGTTCATCATGAAAGACGCCTACTCCTTTCACTCGAGCTGGGAGTCTCTGAATGAAACGTACGAAAAGATGCATGAAGCGTACACCAGGATCTTTGAACGGTGCGGTTTGGATCATGTCGTGGTGGAAGCGGATACGGGAAACATCGGCGGCTCCGCCTCGCACGAGTTCATGGTTCTCGCGCAGAGCGGGGAGGACGCGGTGGTGCGCTGCCCTTCATGCGGATATGGGGCGAACATCGAGAAGGCGGAGGCTGCGCGCCGCGAGGTCGAGCAGAGCGAACCCGTCGACCTCGACAGACTGGAAGAAGTCGAGACGCCGGGGAAGAAGACCATCGAGGAGGTCGCCGGATTTCTCGATCTCCCGGCCGGCAGGATCGTGAAGAGTCTTCTGATCGAGACCGCCGACGAAGTCGTCATGATTCTCCTTCCCGGGGACAGATCGGCGAACGAGATCAAGATCCGGAACTTCCTCGACGTGAACTGGATTCAGATGGCGACACCTGAAACCATCGAGCGCGTCACCGGCGGTCCCGAGGGGTTCAGCGGACCTCTCGGTGTGGAGAACATTCGTGTGTACGCCGACGTCGCCCTCGAGGGGATGTCGAACTTCGTCGTCGGCGCGAACAAGGCCGACCACCATCTGACCGGTGTCAACATCGGTCGCGATTTCAGTCCCGCCGGGTTCGCCGATTTCACGGTAGTCACGGCGGGAGATCCGTGTCACCGCTGTGGAACGGCGCTCGAGATGTTCCGCGGAATCGAAGTGGGCCACATCTTCAAGCTCGGAACGAAGTACTCCTCGGCAATGCACTGCGAGTACCTCGACGAAGCTGGTGAACGACAGCCGATGGTCATGGGGTGTTACGGCCTCGGGATTGGCCGCACGGTCGCCGCCGCCATCGAACAGGGCAACGACGAGAACGGGATCATCTGGCCGGTCCCGCTCGCTCCCTATGAGGCCGTGGTGACCGCGATCGGTCGCGAGGAGGAGGTACGGGATGCCGCCGGGAAGGTTTACGAAGATCTTCGCGAAGCCGGCGTGGACGTAATTCTCGACGATCGGGACGAGCGCCCCGGTGTGAAGTTCAAGGACGCGGATCTGATCGGCTTTCCGCTTCGGGTGACTGTCGGAAAAAAGAGCCTCGCCGACGGCAACGTCGAGCTCTCGCTGCGCCGGGATGGAGAGCGTCAGAATGTCGCGCTCGACTCGATCGTGCAAACGGTTCTGGAGGCGAGGGAGTAG
- a CDS encoding outer membrane protein transport protein: protein MKKYGVIVCAVALVCGGAFAQNSDIEALSGVQFDFGNPGARAMGMGGAFLGLADDASAAEANPAGLTILRTPEISLEVRHFLMQQDLPVTGTVPDIMDAPFKEWSRTAEIQFASIVLPLGNWAIAGYYHHPVNYTNQGAVLPEFDALGQVTRPLPNFFFSSGDPIGSVGPISEDECFRRQDEMGEICFEGTVFPFVTAVEIDLKTMGLSLAWESGPLSLGATARYQRLREAAFTTRADPVFFEPTSVLVQATFNEEFEPDWEDDLTFAAGFKWVLRDGLSFGGVYKQGPEFPAPVFLGVAGQVDFDEFADVMFNVPDSYGVGLSWRPTPVLTINLDAIEVKYSDLSSDLIATTAYTTANDFRAEDATELRIGGEYFFTTRIPVAIRAGYWKEPGHTLEYVGPNTCTDAAVPDNERINCVAQRITAGILFPEPVDQDHRSIGIGLAWPSFQIDAAYDTSDKFKVGSITAVYRF, encoded by the coding sequence ATGAAAAAGTACGGGGTGATTGTCTGCGCGGTTGCGCTGGTTTGTGGAGGGGCTTTTGCTCAGAACTCGGACATCGAGGCACTGTCGGGTGTGCAGTTCGACTTCGGGAATCCGGGTGCTCGAGCGATGGGAATGGGGGGAGCTTTTCTGGGGCTGGCTGACGACGCGTCTGCCGCGGAGGCCAATCCGGCCGGATTGACCATTCTGAGAACTCCGGAGATCTCGCTCGAAGTCAGGCATTTTCTGATGCAGCAGGATCTTCCCGTGACCGGCACAGTTCCGGACATCATGGACGCTCCCTTCAAGGAGTGGAGCCGAACCGCCGAGATTCAGTTTGCGAGCATCGTCCTTCCCCTCGGTAACTGGGCGATCGCGGGCTACTACCATCACCCCGTCAACTACACCAATCAGGGAGCGGTTCTGCCCGAGTTCGACGCGCTGGGTCAGGTGACCAGACCGCTTCCGAACTTCTTTTTCAGCAGCGGTGATCCGATCGGCAGCGTCGGCCCCATCTCGGAGGACGAATGCTTCCGGCGCCAGGACGAAATGGGTGAGATCTGCTTCGAAGGAACGGTCTTTCCGTTCGTCACGGCGGTCGAGATCGATCTGAAGACAATGGGTCTTTCGCTCGCGTGGGAGTCCGGACCACTTTCGCTCGGCGCTACGGCGCGATACCAGAGATTGCGCGAAGCAGCATTCACGACTCGGGCGGATCCGGTCTTTTTCGAGCCGACGTCAGTGCTCGTCCAGGCGACCTTCAACGAAGAGTTCGAACCGGACTGGGAGGACGACCTCACCTTTGCGGCCGGATTCAAATGGGTTCTGCGCGACGGGCTCAGTTTCGGCGGGGTCTACAAGCAGGGGCCGGAGTTCCCGGCGCCGGTATTTCTCGGAGTGGCTGGACAGGTGGATTTCGACGAGTTCGCGGATGTGATGTTCAACGTGCCCGATTCCTACGGTGTCGGTCTCTCCTGGCGCCCGACGCCGGTCCTGACCATCAACCTCGATGCGATCGAAGTTAAGTACTCCGATCTCTCCTCTGACCTGATCGCGACGACCGCGTACACGACGGCGAATGACTTCCGGGCGGAGGACGCGACCGAACTGCGAATCGGTGGCGAGTACTTTTTCACCACAAGAATCCCGGTTGCGATCCGGGCAGGATACTGGAAGGAGCCGGGACACACGCTCGAGTACGTTGGCCCCAACACCTGTACTGATGCGGCCGTCCCCGACAACGAGCGGATCAATTGCGTTGCGCAGCGGATCACCGCGGGGATCCTCTTCCCCGAGCCGGTAGACCAGGATCACAGATCCATCGGAATCGGGCTCGCATGGCCGAGCTTTCAGATCGACGCGGCGTACGACACGTCGGACAAATTCAAGGTCGGGTCGATCACCGCGGTTTATCGGTTCTGA
- a CDS encoding LLM class flavin-dependent oxidoreductase → MQFDIFFSISQTEVDGIIPGEREMLTNFFDQVRLADELGFGTAWIAESHLSTEVQKRNPGAVIPHFQGEIGLNTDILQFAHRIFATTKRIHVGSAILNILANGGPIAAAERIRTFLALHGLEADESRLLNIGFASGRFPFINVPYGVVPRSPVELAAWPVMKNKIFRQAAEIFLRLLRGDVLSSDEIEPSVLERVDFRSDEEWQRTLDAWGHATGRIELPPWWRFPWLEIVPRDVRLDLLRLLIGSHDPSVQVFANRFLPVGVFNLSITPGKEIEETNERMATAYHPKGGGWKRGYMPRTVLVFINEEKGLSKEEKLVAAADEAKSALSNYWKALQGTLDPERVAKATDNALVGDAATIVEQASERFDPEDRLMLWFDFNNHDNERVKRNMKAFMEKVAPEI, encoded by the coding sequence ATGCAGTTCGATATCTTCTTCTCCATCTCTCAAACCGAGGTCGACGGAATCATTCCGGGCGAGCGCGAGATGCTCACGAATTTCTTCGACCAGGTCCGGCTTGCGGACGAGCTCGGATTCGGCACGGCCTGGATTGCAGAGAGTCATCTCTCGACCGAAGTACAGAAGCGGAACCCGGGAGCCGTGATCCCCCACTTCCAGGGAGAGATCGGGCTCAACACCGACATTCTGCAGTTTGCACATCGAATCTTCGCCACGACGAAACGGATTCACGTGGGCTCCGCGATCCTCAACATCCTGGCCAACGGCGGACCGATCGCGGCGGCCGAGCGGATCAGGACTTTTCTCGCACTGCACGGGCTCGAAGCGGACGAGTCGAGACTTCTGAACATCGGGTTCGCATCGGGCCGCTTTCCATTCATCAACGTCCCCTATGGAGTGGTTCCCCGCTCGCCGGTCGAGCTCGCGGCCTGGCCCGTGATGAAAAACAAGATCTTCCGGCAGGCTGCGGAGATCTTTCTCCGGTTGCTGCGCGGCGATGTGCTGAGCTCGGACGAGATCGAACCGAGCGTCCTGGAACGGGTCGACTTCCGCTCCGATGAGGAGTGGCAGAGAACTCTGGACGCATGGGGTCACGCGACCGGCCGGATCGAGCTGCCGCCGTGGTGGCGCTTTCCGTGGCTCGAGATCGTTCCACGGGACGTCCGCCTCGATCTTCTGCGCCTTCTGATCGGTTCGCACGACCCTTCCGTTCAGGTTTTCGCCAACCGTTTTCTGCCCGTGGGCGTGTTCAATCTCTCGATCACTCCCGGAAAGGAGATCGAGGAGACAAACGAGCGGATGGCGACCGCCTATCACCCGAAGGGAGGTGGCTGGAAGCGGGGTTACATGCCGCGGACGGTTCTCGTCTTCATCAACGAGGAGAAGGGACTGTCGAAAGAGGAGAAGCTCGTTGCGGCGGCTGATGAAGCGAAATCGGCGCTGTCGAACTACTGGAAGGCTCTGCAGGGCACTCTCGATCCCGAACGTGTGGCAAAGGCGACGGACAATGCGCTCGTCGGAGATGCCGCGACGATCGTCGAGCAGGCGAGCGAGCGCTTCGATCCGGAGGACCGCCTCATGCTCTGGTTCGACTTCAACAACCACGACAACGAGCGGGTGAAACGCAACATGAAAGCTTTCATGGAGAAGGTGGCTCCGGAGATCTGA
- a CDS encoding PaaI family thioesterase: MAGMTGRPFLEMTSKMISGEIPPPPVASLIGFGMESVGDGKAVAVLDASERHANPMGTLHGGILCDLADAAMGMAWASELEEGESFTTLEVREEE; the protein is encoded by the coding sequence ATGGCCGGAATGACCGGGCGGCCCTTTCTCGAGATGACGTCGAAGATGATCAGCGGCGAGATTCCTCCGCCTCCGGTCGCTTCGCTGATCGGATTCGGGATGGAATCGGTCGGCGACGGTAAGGCGGTCGCCGTCCTCGATGCCAGCGAACGTCACGCGAACCCGATGGGGACTCTTCACGGGGGGATTCTGTGCGACCTCGCCGATGCGGCGATGGGGATGGCATGGGCGAGCGAGCTCGAAGAGGGGGAGTCGTTCACCACCCTGGAGGTGAGAGAAGAAGAGTGA
- a CDS encoding glycoside hydrolase family 15 protein: MPSGLAARLCGVQETHSRIEDYALIGDLQTCALVSRSGSIDWLCVPRFDSPACFAALVGSSENGLWEIAPRDEIRSVKRRYRGDTLILETEFETATGRVRVIDFMPIRTSEVDLLRIVEGLEGRVPMRMEMKIRFDYGSIVPWVQAIDGGIRAVAGPDTIYVRGEAPMRGEGLTTIAEFEVAKGESVSFDMTWMKTYDGDPKLPQAHERLRRTEEFWREWSGRCTYDGRWRDSVMRSLITLKALTYKPTGGLVAAATTSLPEHIGGVRNWDYRYCWLRDATFALYALTVGGYTDEALAWREWLVHAVAGRPEELQIMYGISGERRLTELELDWLDGYEDSRPVRIGNAAYQQHQLDVYGEVMDVLHLTRKLDLPQDDNTWRVQSGLLDYLEKGWKDPDEGIWEVRGPRRHFTHSKVMAWVAFDRAIADVERFEFEGPLEKWRATREEIRTEVMERGFNRELNAFVQSYGSREADASLLMLPSLGFIDANDPRMIGTVALIRKQLQKDGLISRYRPNPEIDGLPPGEGAFLLCTFWLADVLALQGHYDEATEIFERLVALQNDVGLLSEQYSPSTRRHLGNFPQLYSHVGLINTARNLQRRGGPAEDRQKH, encoded by the coding sequence ATGCCATCCGGACTTGCGGCTAGACTGTGCGGCGTGCAGGAGACTCACTCGAGGATCGAAGACTACGCGCTCATCGGAGATCTGCAGACTTGTGCGCTCGTCAGCCGCAGCGGATCGATCGACTGGCTCTGCGTCCCCCGGTTCGATTCCCCCGCCTGCTTCGCCGCGCTGGTCGGGAGTTCCGAAAACGGCCTATGGGAGATTGCTCCGCGGGACGAAATCCGCAGCGTGAAGCGTCGATATCGCGGCGATACGCTGATTCTCGAGACCGAATTCGAGACTGCCACCGGTCGCGTGCGGGTGATCGACTTCATGCCGATCCGCACCAGCGAAGTTGATCTCCTGCGCATCGTCGAGGGACTGGAAGGGCGGGTTCCGATGCGCATGGAGATGAAGATCCGCTTCGACTACGGATCGATCGTGCCGTGGGTACAGGCGATCGACGGCGGCATCCGCGCCGTCGCTGGTCCGGACACCATCTACGTGCGGGGCGAAGCGCCGATGCGCGGCGAAGGTCTCACCACCATCGCCGAGTTCGAAGTGGCGAAGGGGGAAAGTGTTTCCTTCGACATGACGTGGATGAAGACGTACGACGGCGACCCGAAGTTGCCGCAGGCTCATGAACGGCTGCGCCGCACCGAGGAGTTCTGGCGCGAGTGGTCGGGTCGCTGCACGTACGACGGGCGATGGCGCGATTCCGTGATGCGCTCCCTCATCACGCTCAAAGCGCTGACGTACAAGCCGACGGGCGGCCTCGTCGCGGCCGCGACGACGTCGCTTCCCGAACACATCGGCGGTGTCCGTAACTGGGATTACCGCTACTGCTGGTTGCGCGACGCCACGTTTGCGCTGTACGCGCTGACGGTCGGCGGCTATACGGACGAAGCGCTGGCATGGCGCGAATGGCTCGTCCACGCCGTCGCCGGCCGGCCGGAGGAGTTGCAGATCATGTACGGGATCTCCGGCGAGCGGCGGCTGACCGAGCTCGAACTGGATTGGCTCGATGGTTACGAAGATTCACGGCCGGTCCGAATCGGCAACGCTGCCTATCAGCAGCATCAGCTCGACGTCTACGGCGAAGTCATGGATGTGCTGCACTTGACGCGGAAGCTCGACCTTCCGCAGGACGACAACACCTGGCGTGTGCAGTCTGGTCTGCTCGACTATCTCGAAAAAGGATGGAAAGATCCCGATGAGGGAATCTGGGAAGTACGCGGCCCGCGCCGCCACTTCACGCACTCCAAAGTGATGGCGTGGGTGGCGTTCGATCGCGCGATTGCCGACGTGGAACGATTCGAATTCGAAGGACCACTGGAGAAGTGGCGCGCGACCCGGGAGGAGATCCGCACCGAGGTGATGGAGCGCGGCTTCAATCGCGAGCTGAATGCTTTCGTGCAGTCGTACGGTTCGAGGGAAGCCGATGCCAGTCTGTTAATGCTCCCCTCACTCGGGTTCATCGACGCGAACGATCCGCGGATGATCGGAACCGTGGCGTTGATCCGGAAGCAGCTGCAGAAGGACGGCCTCATCAGCCGCTACCGCCCCAACCCGGAGATCGATGGCCTGCCTCCCGGTGAAGGGGCATTCCTTCTCTGCACATTCTGGCTGGCCGACGTTCTGGCGCTGCAGGGACATTATGACGAGGCGACGGAGATCTTCGAGCGGCTCGTCGCGCTGCAGAATGACGTCGGCCTCCTCTCCGAACAGTACTCTCCCTCGACCCGCCGCCACCTCGGCAACTTTCCGCAGTTGTATTCGCACGTGGGCCTGATCAACACCGCGCGCAATCTGCAGCGCCGCGGCGGACCGGCCGAAGATCGCCAGAAGCACTGA
- a CDS encoding alpha/beta fold hydrolase, protein MRPLLLLLVLLSFGAQGEELADFAGSWEGQLHYADEPLDVRMTIDPGADPVVTVDYPQFVFANQPAAAEVEGDALKVEMPLGLGTYKLRLNDGKMGATRTTSSGAEITIALHPALPFRVVTREIELGAFSPPIGGTLTLPPGEGPFPVAILLAGSTNPTRDNLSYTSWSDHLARIGIASLAYDRRADDELTAHGTLFTIPDHAADVLAAVDQLVLDDRIDAHRIGVLSKSRGGWIALEAAARDPRIAFIVGIGTATVDVAQQDLQALEARMRASGEPEEDIQAALAYMRIYFHAARHPADWPRLEAASREAADSPWGERVRIPEVPEDLDWFRAQLGFDPLELISRIDAPMFLAWGSEDRTTPASMNRPLFEWLMSEAAADASVLRVYPDASHTLEGPLNVDDDPETVWTGINSDFLRELVTWLRANVVDPE, encoded by the coding sequence ATGCGACCTCTGCTGCTTCTACTCGTCCTGCTTTCCTTCGGTGCACAGGGGGAGGAGCTCGCCGACTTCGCCGGAAGCTGGGAGGGGCAGCTTCACTATGCGGACGAGCCGCTCGACGTACGGATGACGATCGATCCCGGCGCCGACCCGGTCGTGACGGTCGATTATCCGCAGTTCGTCTTCGCCAACCAGCCCGCGGCGGCCGAAGTCGAAGGAGACGCGCTGAAGGTCGAGATGCCGCTCGGACTCGGAACCTACAAGCTCCGGTTGAACGATGGGAAGATGGGGGCAACCCGCACCACGAGCTCCGGTGCCGAGATCACCATCGCTCTCCACCCGGCTCTTCCGTTTCGCGTCGTGACCCGGGAGATCGAGCTCGGCGCGTTCAGTCCTCCGATCGGTGGAACCCTAACGCTGCCACCCGGCGAAGGTCCGTTCCCGGTTGCCATTCTGCTGGCGGGCTCGACCAACCCGACGCGCGACAATCTCTCCTACACCTCCTGGTCGGATCATCTCGCCCGCATCGGCATCGCTTCGCTCGCCTACGATCGCAGAGCCGACGACGAGCTCACCGCGCATGGGACCCTCTTCACGATTCCCGACCACGCGGCCGACGTACTTGCGGCGGTCGATCAACTCGTTCTCGATGACCGGATCGACGCCCACCGCATCGGGGTGCTCTCCAAATCGCGGGGAGGGTGGATCGCGCTGGAGGCGGCAGCTCGAGATCCGAGAATCGCGTTCATCGTCGGTATCGGCACTGCCACCGTCGATGTCGCGCAGCAGGACCTGCAGGCGCTCGAGGCGAGAATGCGGGCCTCCGGGGAACCCGAGGAGGACATCCAGGCCGCCCTCGCCTACATGCGCATCTACTTTCACGCCGCCAGACATCCGGCCGACTGGCCCCGGCTGGAAGCCGCGAGCAGAGAGGCTGCCGATTCCCCGTGGGGTGAGCGCGTTCGAATCCCGGAAGTTCCCGAGGATCTCGACTGGTTCCGCGCGCAGCTCGGCTTCGATCCGCTCGAGCTGATCTCGCGGATCGACGCGCCGATGTTTCTCGCCTGGGGATCAGAGGACCGGACCACGCCCGCATCGATGAACCGTCCGCTGTTCGAGTGGCTGATGAGCGAAGCGGCCGCGGACGCGAGCGTGCTCAGGGTGTATCCCGACGCGAGTCACACGCTGGAGGGCCCGCTGAACGTCGATGATGATCCGGAGACCGTGTGGACAGGCATCAACTCCGACTTTCTCCGCGAGCTCGTCACGTGGCTTCGCGCCAACGTCGTCGATCCTGAATGA